From Oxyura jamaicensis isolate SHBP4307 breed ruddy duck chromosome 19, BPBGC_Ojam_1.0, whole genome shotgun sequence, the proteins below share one genomic window:
- the EVI2A gene encoding protein EVI2A, producing MKTKIHSKPHFAFPVVVIFALCLQVSTNHTEYPRVINETWNPISQNLSGSQNIIEANTNPPTIHFNGKKMTTEMQTATPQSLSSTMGQNSSVSSSPRSAVSAAGGPRNTSKPKTTWTKEMCEDNKSLILICFVIIAVLVLICTFLFLSTVVIANRMSYLKKAQQGKRRPRSNGDILATNSLWPTAAGTWQKMPKEASGTDLVMQELLAGRDVAIQRKTQDQTTERITRETDKHENEELKSHKSILTNFVVEI from the coding sequence atgaagacaAAGATACACAGTAAACCACATTTTGCCTTCCCTGTTGTGgtaatttttgctttgtgtttgcaaGTAAGTACAAACCATACTGAGTACCCCAGAGTTATAAATGAAACCTGGAATCCTATCAGCCAAAACCTAAGTGGCAGCCAGAACATAATAGAAGCCAATACAAACCCTCCAACCATCCATTTCAACGGGAAAAAAATGACTACTGAAATGCAGACAGCCACCCCTCAATCTCTCTCTTCAACAATGGGACAAAACTCTTCAGTATCTTCCTCTCCCAGAAGTGCTGTTTCTGCCGCTGGAGGACCTAGGAATACCAGCAAACCCAAGACTACATGGACAAAAGAAATGTGTGAAGACAATAAGTCTCTTATCCTGATTTGCTTTGTTATAATAGCAGTGCTTGTGCTCATCTGCACCTTCTTGTTTCTGTCAACAGTTGTAATAGCGAACAGAATGTCTTATCTCAAAAAAGCTCAACAAGGAAAACGGAGGCCCAGAAGCAATGGCGATATTCTGGCTACCAACAGCTTATGGCCAACTGCAGCAGGAACGTGGCAGAAGATGCCTAAGGAGGCATCTGGAACTGACTTGGTAATGCAAGAGTTACTAGCAGGGAGAGATGTCGCAATCCAAAGGAAAACCCAAGATCAAACTACCGAGAGAATCACTAGAGAAACAGATAAACACgaaaatgaagaactgaagtcacacaaaagcattttaaccAATTTTGTGGTTGAGATTTAA